One Denticeps clupeoides chromosome 10, fDenClu1.1, whole genome shotgun sequence genomic window carries:
- the LOC114798001 gene encoding LOW QUALITY PROTEIN: adenosine receptor A2a-like (The sequence of the model RefSeq protein was modified relative to this genomic sequence to represent the inferred CDS: inserted 1 base in 1 codon), translating to MSSDVLYIVLELLIALLSILGNVLVAXAVGLNSNLQSITNFFVVSLAVADIAVGVLAIPFSILISTGFCANFYGCLFIACFVLVLTQSSIFSLLAIAIDRYIAIKIPLR from the exons ATGTCGAGTGATGTCCTCTACATCGTGCTGGAGCTGCTGATCGCTTTGCTCTCCATTCTGGGTAACGTGCTGGTTG GGGCGGTGGGCCTCAACAGCAACCTGCAGAGCATCACCAACTTCTTTGTGGTGTCTTTGGCTGTGGCGGACATCGCTGTGGGAGTACTGGCCATTCCCTTCTCCATTCTGATAAGTACGGGCTTCTGCGCCAACTTCTACGGGTGCCTGTTCATCGCCTGCTTCGTGCTGGTGCTCACTCAGAGCTCAATCTTCAGCCTGCTGGCTATCGCCATTGACCGCTACATCGCCATCAAGATCCCACTGAGGTGA